The genomic DNA GCGCCCGCCCGGTGCCGACATCGAGCTGACCGGAGCGGGTGCGGGACTGGCCGGGCTGACCGAGCGGGCCTCGCTGGCCGGCGGGCGGCTGGAGCACGGGCACACCGCGGACGACGAGTTCCGGCTGACGGCGTGGTTACCATGGCCGACGTGAACGGGCCACGCCCACCGATCAGGGTGCTGATCGTCGACGACGACGCGCTCGTCCGCGCCGGTCTGACGCTGATGCTCGGAGGCGCGGCCGACCTCCAGGTGGTGGCCGGGGTGGCCGACGGCGGCGAGGTCCAGGCCGCGGTCGACGCCCACGCCCCCGACGTGGTGCTGATGGACATCCGGATGTCCGGCCTGGACGGCATCGAGGCCACCCGGCGCCTGCGCCGCCGCCCGAACCCGCCCGAGGTGATCATCCTCACCACCTTCGACGCCGACGACCATGTCTTCCGCGCCCTACGGGAGGGCGCGAGCGGCTTCCTGCTCAAGGACACCCCGCCGGAGGGGATCGTGGACGCCGTCCGCCGGGTCGTCGGTGGCGAGCCCGCCCTGTCGCCCAGCGTCACCCGGCGGCTGATCGCCCACCTGGTGCCGGAGGAGGAGAGCCGCCGCCGCGCCGACGCCCGGCGGGTGCTCGCCCGGCTCAGCGCGCGGGAGCGCGAGGTGGCCCTGGCGGTCGGCCAGGGTAAGCCCAACGCGCTCATCGCCGCGGAGTTGCACATGAGCGTGGGCACGGTCAAGGGCTACATCTCCCGCATCCTCACGAAGGCGTCCCTGGACAACCGCGTCCAGCTCGCCCTCGTCGTCCACGAAGCCGAGGCCCCGTAGGTCGCCCACGGGTCCGCGGGAGCGGGTCGCCCGCGGGTCCGCGGAAGGGTGCTCCCGGTTCGGCCCGCCGAACCCGGTGTCACCGATCCTGCATCGCGAAGGAAGGTGCGCTTGGAGGAGTAGGTGCGCTCCTACGTCAGCCCGTGCTGTCGTTTTCCTGCTAGACGTACCGTGTTCTCCTCTGTGTACCTTTTCCGGCGTACCGTCCCAGTCGCACCTTCACCGCACTATCTACGTACGCTCGGAGCGTCATTCCATGGGTTTTTCCTCCAGGCAGGGCCGGCTGCTGGCCGTCACCGCGGCCGGCCTGACCATCACCGCCGTGACCGCAGCGGCCGGTCCCGCCGCCTTCGCCGCAGCCGTCACCACCAACGGCCACGGTGGCCACGCCAAAAGTGTGATCTTCATCAACGGTGACGGCATGTCCGCCGCTCACCGCGAGGCCGCACGGCTGTCTCTGGCCGGCCTGGACGGGCAACTGAACATGGACAAGCTGCCCGTCTCCGGACAGCTGAGCACCAGTCCCCACGACCCCAAGGCGGCGGTGACCGATTCCGCCGCGGCAGCCACCGCGTGGGCGACCGGTGTGAAGACCTACAACGGCGCCATCGGTGTCGATGTGAAGGGCCGCCCGCTGCCCGTCCTCGGCCAGCAGGCCAAGGCCGCGGGCAAGTCCACCGGCCTGGTCACGACGTCCCAGGTCACCGACGCCAGTCCCGCCGCGTTCTTCTCCCACACCACCGACCGCGCCAAGCAGGACGACATCGCCCGCCAGTACATCACGGAAACCAAGCCGGATGTCATCCTCGGCGGCGGGGAGGACTGGTGGCTGCCGGCCGGCACGGCCGGTGCGTACCCGGACAAGCCCGCCGAAGACGCCAGCGAG from Streptosporangium sp. NBC_01756 includes the following:
- a CDS encoding response regulator transcription factor gives rise to the protein MADVNGPRPPIRVLIVDDDALVRAGLTLMLGGAADLQVVAGVADGGEVQAAVDAHAPDVVLMDIRMSGLDGIEATRRLRRRPNPPEVIILTTFDADDHVFRALREGASGFLLKDTPPEGIVDAVRRVVGGEPALSPSVTRRLIAHLVPEEESRRRADARRVLARLSAREREVALAVGQGKPNALIAAELHMSVGTVKGYISRILTKASLDNRVQLALVVHEAEAP